In Streptomyces erythrochromogenes, the DNA window GCGCCCGTACGGTTCCGAGGTTGTGCTGCCCGGCGAGGAACCGGTCCGCGAGCCGTTCGACGCCGAGGCGGGCGTCCGCCCACCGGCCGCCGTCGAGGTTGGCCAGGGCCAGGTCGGCGGCGGCCGTCCCGGCGTGGAAGTCCGCCGCGTCCTCCCACTGCGGGTTGACCACGTCGCCCAGCAGGCTCACGGCCGTCTCGGTCTCGTCGAGCAGCATGCACAGCACACCGAGGGTGTGCTTCTGGGTGGGGATCAGGCCGGGGGCCGCGGTGACCGCGGGGAGGTGGCCGCGCACCGTGTTGCCGTGCAGGTAGGGGTCCGTGGCGCCGATGTCCCAGAGGTGGAAGGGATGCGTGGCCATGCCCTCGTCGCCGGCGCGGGCGGCCAGCATCGGCCGGATCCGCTCACGCTGGGCGGGGATGCCGGAGTGGTAGACGATGCCCGTCGCGATGGTGGAGACTCCCCCGTCGATCTGCGCCGACCCGGGCAGCTCGTCGGGCACGACCAGGCAGAACGCCCGTTCCATGCGCAGCATCAGCATTTCGACCAGCCCGCTGAAAGCGGATATCCAGCGCAGCGCGTCCGGGTCCCCGTCGAGCCGCGAGGCCTCGGCGGCGAGGTGCTCGGCCTTCGCGATGTCGCCCACGACGACGGCGGCGTAGGCCGCGGTGGCCTGCAGCCGCGCCCGTTCGGTCGGGGCCGGGTGCAGCTGCGCGGCCCGCTCCAGCCCGGCCAGTGCCTCGGCGACCGCGCCCCGGCCGAGCGCCCGCATGGCAGCGGCCTCCAGGGCGGTGGCGACCGGCTCCTCGGGGCTCACGGTGGCGGCCGACAGCTGCCAGGCGCGGCGCTCGGGGTGGCTCCCGAGGGCGTCCGCGAGGGCCAGGTGGGCGCGGCGGCGCTCGGCGAACGGGGCGGAGCCGTAGATCGCCGAACGGATCAGGGGGTGGCGGAAGTCGATGCGGTCGGCGTGCAGCCGTACGAGCCCCGCCCGCTCGGCGGGCAGCCACACGTCGGTGCGGGAGCCGGGCGGCAGTGCGGCCAGTACGTCGGCCAGGCCCGCGCCCTCGGCGGCCGCGGCCACGAGCAGCGCCTCGCGGGTGGCCCCGGGCAGTTCGTCGACCCTGGCGGCGAAGGTCCGCTCCAGCAGGTCGGTGACGGGTAGTGGCCCCACGGCCGGAAGCTGCCCGTCCCGCGCCGCCGACCGGGCGAGTTCCACCAGTGCGAGGGGGTTGCCGGCGGCGGTGGCGAGCACGGCGCGCCGGGTCGGGCCGACGGGCGGATCGGGCTGGGCGCTGAGCAGTTCCTCCGCCTCGGCGGGCGCGAGGGCGGCCACCACCAGCTGCGGTACCGACGGGTCGAGCCAGTCGGGCCGATGGGAGCCGCGGGCCGTGACGAGCAGGCCGATCGACTCGCCGGCCAGCCGCCGGGCGAGGAAGCCCAGCACCTGGCAGCTGCCCCGGTCGAGCCAGTGGGCGTCGTCGACGGCGAGGAGCAGCGGCCCGGTCGAGGCGACCTGTGAGGCGAGGGTCAGGACGGCCAGGCTCATCATCATGGGGTCGGGCGGCGTGGGGTCCTCGCCCAGCCCGAAGGCGCCGAGCAGCGCGCCGCGCTGACGGACCGGCAGGCCGTCCACGCCGTCCAGTACGGGCAGCAGGAGTTGGTGCAGGCCGGCGAAGGCGAGCTCGGTCTCGGCGGCGTTCCCCCGGACCCGCAGCACCCGGGTCCCGGCGCGCTCGGCCTCGCCGACCGCGGTGTCCAGCAGCAGGGTCTTGCCGACTCCGGCCTCCCCGAGCAGCAGCACGGACGCCGCCGCCGCGCGGGGGGAGAGAGCCTCGGCGATGAACGCCCGTTCTTCCTGACGCCCGATCACCACTGAACTCCTGAAACTCCTCGCGCGGGGGCGGGGTCCGCCCGTTCCGGAGCATATCCGCCGCTCACACCTCGGTGGACTCCCAGGACTTGGTGCCGCAGTCGCCCCTCACCGGAGGTCCTGCGCCCGACGGCACCTCGGACCACGCGATGCCCGCGCGCCGGATTCACTGTCCGCGCATCCCCCGACGGATGGTCCGCACGCCGAACCACTGCTCGGCGCCGAACTCCTCGAACCGCTCCACCTCGGTGAAGCCGAGCTTCGCCGCGAGGCGCACGGAGCGGTCGTTGGCGCTCTGGGTGCACAGCACCACGGGCTCGCCGGGACGGGCGTCGGCGAACCAGTCGAGGGCCGCAGCGCACGCCTCTGCGGCGTAGCCGCACCCCCAGGCGTGCGGCAGGAACGTGTAGCCGAGCTCGGCCTCCCCGGCCTCCGGACGGATGTGCCCGGGACGGCCCGGAGCGCGCTGATCGAGCGTGATCATGCCGATCATCGCTCCGTCGAGCTCGGTCACGAAGGAGCCGGGGCGCCGGCCGGGCACCTCGGGCACGCGCCGCTCCAGCTCGTCACGCGGCCGGGCGCCACCGAGGTAGGTGCCCACCTTCGCGGAGGCGAACAGCTCGATGAACGCCGGGCGGTCCCGGGCCTCGGACTCGCGGAGCACGAGCCGTTCGGTCCGTAACGGGGCGGGCGGCCAGTCGACGTGTTCGATTCCGATCATGGCGGGCAACCTACCTCACGAGCCGGTCGTCGGTCGGGTCAGTCGGGCCAGGTGCCGGTGAGGCGCCTGACGGCCACGGCTCCGCCCCGGTCGATCGCCGCCTTGACCGCGGCGAACACGGCGCCCTGCAGGATCGCGGCGATGAGGATCTCCCGCCACGACCGGTCCTGGTCGGTGGCATTCGGTGCGTCGTCCTCGTGGCCGAGCCGCTTCCACACCTGCTTGAACGCGATGCCGGCCAGCACGCCTCCGAGGGCGCCCAGGGTCATCCCCACGGGCTTGTACGCGACGGTCGAGGCCTTCATGAGTACCTCCTCCACGGGTTCGCGTGCTGTTCTTCCTCCCCTGCGCCTGCCCGGTCCTGCGCGCGGCTAACGCGTGCGGGGCCGGGTAGACGCGGAACCGGGCCGGCAGTCCGTGCCGGTCAGCAGGCCGATCCTCGACGGAACGGAGTTTCGCCATGGCACACGCAGTCGACGTCATCACCGAACTGACCGCGGACCACCGCGAGATGGACGAGACGTTCGACATCCTCGTACAGGCCGTCCCCGCGGCAGAACGGCAGACGGCGGCGGAGCGGCTGACGATCGAACTCGTCCGGCACACGGTCGCCGAGGAGGAGCACCTCTATCCGACCCTCCGGGAGGTGCTCCCGGACGGTGATCTCATCGCGGACCGGGAGATCGCCGACCACGCCCGGATGGAGAAGATCCTCAAGGACCTCGAGGGGCTCGACGCCGACGGACCCGAGTTCGACCAGCTCGTCGCGGCGCTCAGGGCCGAGGTCACCGCGCACGTCTGGGACGAGGAGGAGAACCTCTTCCCCCGGCTGCGGGAGACCTGCGCGCAGGAGGCCCTGGAACGGATGGGCGACAGCGTCCGGTGCGCGAAGCTGCGTGCGCCCCGCTCCCCCGGCACCCCGCCGGCGGCGGCCCCGGGCATCGGCCTGGTGGACCACGCCCGCGACCTCGTCACGAACCGCGGCCACCGGTAGCCCGCGCGGGTACCGAGCGGCGGCCCGCCCGCCGCCGGTCGCCCGGCCGCGCCCGTGCCGCCGTACGGGGCTGCGGCCGCCGCGTCCGGCGGCGGGTGGTTCATTCGCCGGTGGTGGAGGCGACCGGCAGACGGTCCGGGGCCCCGGGCTCGTGCGGGGTGGGGGCCGGGGCAGGGGCGGTGGTGGGGCGTTCGGTCCAGAACGTGCCGGACGCCGCACGGCGGGCGAGCATCAGGAGCACTCCGACCAGGCTCAGGCCGAAGGCGATGACCAGGGGCGGGCCCATGCCGAACCAGGCCGCTCCGCCGGATGAGTTGGCCGGATCCGCCATGTCGGCCACCGCCTCCACGAGCAACCAGACCAGCATGGCCGCGCCGACGAGCGGGCCGGCCCCGATGAGCAGGAACTCGCGCAGGCTCGCGGTGAGCCGGCGCCGGTGGTAGACCGCGCAGGCGATGCCGGTGAGGGCGTAGTAGAAGGCGATCAGCAGGGACAGCGCCGTCAGGGAGTCGGCGAGGGCGTTCTCGCTGATCCGGTGGATGAGCAGGTACCAGGCGGTGGCCGTGCCGGCGACCCACCAGGTGCTGACGGCGGGGGTGCGGTAGCGGGGGTGGATCATGCCGAAACGGCTCGGCAGGGCGTGCCGGCGCGCCATGGAGAGCGCGGTGCGCGACGCCGGGATGATCGTCGTCTGGGTCGAGGCGAGTGCCGAGGTGGCGACGGCCAGCAGGACGATCCAGTCCCAGCCGCCGAGGGCCTCACGGGCCAGGGAGGCGAAGACGGCCTCCTCGTCGTCGGCGTGCGCGGCGAGGTAGCCGGTACCGGCGAAGGCGACGACCGCGAAGGCCACGGAGACGTAGGTGGCCAGGAGGACGACGGTCGACCAGATGCCGGCCCGCCCCGGCGCCGAGGAGGGGTCCTTCGTCTCCTCGGTGAGGTTCACGGCCGACTCCCAGCCCCAGTACACGAAGACGCCGAGGAGCAGCCCGCCGGTCAGCGCCGTTCCGCCCGCCGCGAAGGGGTCGAGCCAGCCGGCGGCCGGCCGTACGGCGTCGAGTGAGGCGGTGCCCGCGTAGACCCGGTACAGGGCCACCCCCGCGAACACGAAGAGGCAGACGGTCTGCAGCAGGACCAGGACGTTCTGCAACCGGGCCGCCGCCTGCGTGTCCCGTACGCACAGCGCCGCCATCACCACGATCACGAGCACGGTCAGCGCCTGGCGGATCAGGGTGTCGCCCGCGAGGGCGTCCAGGCCGACGGCCAGCAGGCCGAAGTTCACGGCCACGTCGGCCAGCGAGCCGACGACCAGGACGCCGGTCATCGTGATCGCCCAGCCTCCGAGCCACCCGGCCGTGGGACCCAGCGCGCGCGTCACCCAGGAGAAGGTCGTGCCGCAGTCGGGATCGGCGCGGTTCAGGTAGTAGAAGGCGGATGCGATGAGGACCATCGGTACGAAGGACGCGAGCATCACCCCGGGAGCGTGTAGGCCGACCAGCGCGACGATCGGCCCGATCACCGCGGCCAGGGAGTACGCCGGCGAGGTGGCGTTGAGCCCGATGGCGAGCGCGTCGACGAACCCGATCGCGTTCGGTCTGAGCGTGGCGGCCTGCGGCGTCCGCGGGGTGTCTTCGACCATGGTCCCTCACTGGTGCGGTGTGAACGGGGCGTGAATGCGATGAGGAAACCCGTGCGCCGCCCAGAGGGTCAATGGTGTTGGCATAAGCCCTGCCGCCCAGGCCCCGTCCCGGCCCCGCCCCCGGCTCAGGCCCACGCCCCGGCCCCCGCTCAGGCCCCGGCATCCGCCAGCTGCCGCTCCGCCGTGTCCAGCAGCATCTCCAGCGCGACCGGGTAGGCGCTGTGCGGCATCCGGGCGGCCAGCAGCCCGGCGGTGGCCGCGATGTTCGGGTACGCGTCCGCCGGCAGGCGGGCGTACGTCGACTCCCAGCGCTCCTCGTCCGACTCGCGCGCCTTGGCCGACAGGGCCAGGGGGCCCGCGTCGAGGGCCGCGAAGGCCAGGCTCTGGTCGACGTAGGCGTGGTAGATCCGCACCGCGTCCTCGTCCCCGAACCCCGCACCGCGCAGGATGCCCAGGATCGCCTCGTCGGCCGCGATCTCGCGGGGCCGGCCGGTCACCCGGCTCGCGGTCAGCAGGGCGGCCTGCGGGTGGGCGAGGTAGGCGCCGTGGATGCGCAGCCCGAGGGCGCGGAGGTCGTCGCGCCACCGGCCGGTCGGGGACCAGCCGGCGAGCGCCCGGCCGATCAGCTCCTCGCCGATGGCGAGGGTGAGCCCGTCCATGCCCTCGAAGTACCGGTACAGGGTGCTCGGGTCCGCGCCCAGCGCGGCGCCGAGCCGCCGGGCGGACAGGCCCGCGCTGCCGTGCTCGCGCACCATCCGCAGCGCCGTCTCGACGATCAGCTTCTCGGAGAGCACCGTCCCCTGACGGGTCGGTCGCCGCCGCCTGCGGGCCTCCTCGGGGACCACGTCCTTCGCCATCGCCGCCCGCCTCCGTAACGTCCCGGCCTTATGCCAACACCATTGACCTTAACTCGGGGCGCCCGGTTCCATCAGCCTCCTGAGGCGGATGCCTCACCGAGAGAGGACCAAGACATGCGTGTTCTGCTTGTGGGTGCCGGCGGTGTCGGGAGCGCGATCACCAAGATCGCCGCACGCCGCGACTTCTTCGACCACTTCGTCGTCGCCGACTACGACCTGGGCCGCGCGCAGGCCGCGGTCGCCGCCCTGGGCTCCGCCGAGCAGCGGTTCAGCGCCTGCCGCGTCGATGCCTCCGACGAGGCGGCGGTGACCGGGCTGCTCGCGGAGCACGGGTGCGACGTGCTGATGAACGCCACCGACCCGCGCTTCGTGATGCCCCTGTTCAACGCGGCGCTGGCGGCGGGCAGCCACTACGTCGACATGGCCATGTCCCTCTCCCGCCCGCATCCGGACCACCCGCACAGCGAGTGCGGGGTCAAGCTCGGCGACGAGCAGTTCGAGCAGGCCGCGGAGTGGGAGAAGTCGGGCCGCCTGGCGCTCGTCGGCATGGGTGTCGAGCCCGGGCTGTCGGACGTCTTCGCCCGCTACGCGGCCGACGAACTCTTCGACGACATCGAGGAGATCGGCATCCGCGACGGGGCAAACCTGGCCGTCGAGGGCTACGACTTCGCCCCGTCCTTCAACATCTGGACGACGATCGAGGAGTGCCTGAACCCTCCCGTCGTGTACGAGAGCGGGCGCGGCTGGTTCACCACCGAGCCGTTCAGCGAGCCGGAGGTCTTCGACTTCCCCGAGGGCATCGGGCCGGTCGAGTGCGTCAACGTCGAGCACGAGGAGGTCCTCCTGGTGCCGCGCTGGGTCGGTGCCCGGCGCGTGACGTTCAAGTACGGCCTCGGCGACGACTTCATCGGCAAGCTCAAGACCCTGCACGCGCTGGGCCTGGACTCCACGGTCCGGGTCCCGGTCCGCGGCGAGGACGGCGCCGAGGTCCGGGTCTCGCCGCGCGACGTGGTCGCGGCCTGCCTGCCCGACCCTGCGACGCTCGGGGACCGGATGACGGGGAAGACCTGTGCCGGCACCTGGGTCAAGGGCACCAAGGACGGCCGGCCGCGCGAGGTCTACCTCTACCACGTGGTCGACAACCAGTGGTCGATGCGCGAGTACGGCTCCCAGGCCGTCGTCTGGCAGACCGCCGTCAACCCGGTGGTGGCCCTCGAACTGCTCGCGACCGGCGTGTGGTCCGGGGCCGGCGTCCTGGGTCCCGAGGCGCTGCCGCCGCTCCCCTTCCTCGACCTGCTGACGGCGTACGGCTCCCCCTGGGCCGTCCGCGAACAGGGTCCCGCCGCCGCCCCGGGCCACTGACCGGACCGACCCGTGGAACCGAAATGATCTCCTTTGACGTCATTGTCACCACGTGACCGTCGAGGGAGAGGAGAGGCGACGTGGAGCAGACCCGTCGTGCCGTACTGACTCTGGGAGCGGGGGTGGCGCTGACCGCGGCGCTGCCGGCGGGCGCGGCCCGTGCGGCGACACCAGCCGCGCCCGGCAAGCCCGGCGGAGGCGGCGAGGCCGTCCGGCGACTGCGTGCGCTGGAGCGCGAGTACGGCGCGCGGGTGGGGGCGTACGCCCGGGACACCGGCACGGGCCGGACGGTGCTGTACCGGGCCGACGAACTGTTCCCCATGTGCTCGGTGTTCAAGACGCCGGCCGCGGCGGCCGTGATGCGGGACCTGGACCGCGACGGTGAGTTTCTCGCCCGGCGGATCCACTACACGCAGGAGGACGTCACCTCCGCGGGCGGCGGCTCGGTGACCGGGCGGCCGGAGAACGTCGCCGGCGGGCTGACGGTGGCCGAGCTGTGCTCGGCGGCCATCGCGCAGAGCGACAACGGCGCCGCGAACCTGCTGCTCCGCGAGTTGGGCGGGCCCACGGCGATCACCCGGTTCTGCCGTTCCGTCGGGGACCGCACGACACGGCTCGACCGCTGGGAGCCGGAGTTGAACTCGGCCGAGCCCTCGCGGGTGACCGACACGACCAGCCCCCGGGCCATCGCGCGCACGTACGGGCGCCTCGTGCTCGGCGACGCGCTCGCCCCGCGGCACCGGGAACTCCTGACGCGGTGGCTCGTGTCCAACACGACGAGCGGCGACCGGTTCCGCGCCGGCCTGCCGCGCGACTGGGTGATCGGGGACAAGACGGGCGCCGGGTCGTACGGGACCAACAACAACGTGGGCGTCGCCTGGCCTCCCGGGCGGCCGCCCGTGGAGCTGGCCGTGCTGACCACCAAGCCGGACGCCGCGGCGCCGCGCGAGGACGCACTGGTCGCGAGGGCGGCCGAGGCCCTGGCGGCGGCGCTGACCTGACGGGCGCATCCTCTGGTCCGTCCCGTGGCCGGAACCACGGGACGGGCGTCGCGCGGGGGGCGTCTCCTCGTCGATGCCCGCGCCTTGCCGGCCTCGTCGGCGGGCGCGATCTGCGGGTCGCCGGGACCACCGGCGGGCACGTCGGGGGCAAGCCCGTCATCGCCGTCAACCAGGGCACAGAGCAAGGATCTTGGCGGTACCGTGCTGCTCCAGCGGGCTGACGTGGTGCCTACGAAGTGCCACGATGGTCCGGGCTTCAACAGTGTGCCTTTTCGGGACGCTACGAGAGCGGCGCCGGCGCCTCCCGGAGGGCAGCCCTACCCCACGAAAGGGCGGACACCCCATGCGCGTTATACCCTTCGTATGGCCCTTAGGCGGCGGCCGCGGCTCGGCCGCGGAGGACCAGGTGCGGCTCTACTACAGCCGCAAGACACAGGAGATCCTGCACAAGTACGGTCCGGGCCCGCGCGTCCACTTCCACGTGGGGCTGTACCCGGACGGCCCACCGGACACCACCGTTCCCCAGAGCACGCTGCAGCAGAGCCTGTTCGACTCGCAGGAGCGGATAGTCGACCACGCGGCCCGCACGTGGGGCGCGTACGAGACACCTCCCCGGCGCCTGCTCGACATCGGCTGCGGACTGGGCGGCACCTCGCTCTACTGGGCGCAGGAGCACGGGGCGTCGGTCACCAGCCTCACCGTCACGCCGGAACACCTCCCGATCGTCAACCATTTCGCCCGTCACGCCGGGGTCGCGGAGCGCGTGACGCCCGTACTGGCCGATGTGCACGACCTCGACGAGACGCGCGCGTACGACGCCGTCTACGCCAACGAGAGCAGCGGCTACACCGACCGGACCCGGCTGTTCGAGGTCGTCGCCAAGGCCCTCGAACCCGGTGGCTGGTTCGGGATCCAGGAGCATTTCGTGGGCGACTCCGAATGGCGGGAGTTCATGGACGGCTACTACAGAACCCGGCTCGGCCGGCACGGGGAGTACCTGGCCGCAGCCGAGGCAGCCGGCTTCGAGCTGGTGGAGGACGAGGACGTGACGGACTCGGTGGCGGAGTTCTGGGTGCAGTCCATGGCGTGGAACACCGCCGAACTCGACCGGCTCCGGGCGGACTCCCGTGCCGAACCCGGCGCCTGGACCGGCGACCGGCTCGAACAGTCGACGATCGCGCACAGCAAGTTCTTCCGGCTCTGGCGGGAGCACGCGGTGGAGACGCGACTGCTGCGCTTCCGGATCGGCGGTGGCCGATGACCGCGCCGCCCCGGCCCTCGCTCCTCGGTACGGGCCTGCCGCCCTTCTACTGCCCCCTGCCGCGCGACCTCGTCCATCCCGAGGCCAAGGAGGTGGAGTCCCGGGCGGTCGAGTGGCTGGACGCCTTCGGCCTGTACCCCGATCCGGTCGAGCGCGCATGGGGGCTCGCCACCCACAGTGCGGACTTCTCCTGCCGCATCATCCCCGACGGGGACGTGGAGGCCGTCCTCCTGTTCACCCGGTGGAACTACTGGGCCAACGCCGTGGACGACTGGCAGGATTCGGGCTCCGACGAGGTGGGGACGGCCGCGGTCGTCGAACACGGGGTGCGGCTGCTGCGGACCATCGAGGATCCCGAAGCGTCCGTACTGCCCGACGGGCCCATGACCCGCGCACTGCTGGACCTGGTGAACCGCACCCACGCCATGCTCACCCCCTACGAGCTGCGCAGATTCGTCGAAGGGACGCGGGACTGGCTGCTCGGGGCGGCCTGGCGGGCCGCCCGGGCGGAGGCGGGGTCGATGCCGGGGCTGAACGACTTCGTCGCCATGGGGCCGCTG includes these proteins:
- a CDS encoding AAA family ATPase — its product is MIGRQEERAFIAEALSPRAAAASVLLLGEAGVGKTLLLDTAVGEAERAGTRVLRVRGNAAETELAFAGLHQLLLPVLDGVDGLPVRQRGALLGAFGLGEDPTPPDPMMMSLAVLTLASQVASTGPLLLAVDDAHWLDRGSCQVLGFLARRLAGESIGLLVTARGSHRPDWLDPSVPQLVVAALAPAEAEELLSAQPDPPVGPTRRAVLATAAGNPLALVELARSAARDGQLPAVGPLPVTDLLERTFAARVDELPGATREALLVAAAAEGAGLADVLAALPPGSRTDVWLPAERAGLVRLHADRIDFRHPLIRSAIYGSAPFAERRRAHLALADALGSHPERRAWQLSAATVSPEEPVATALEAAAMRALGRGAVAEALAGLERAAQLHPAPTERARLQATAAYAAVVVGDIAKAEHLAAEASRLDGDPDALRWISAFSGLVEMLMLRMERAFCLVVPDELPGSAQIDGGVSTIATGIVYHSGIPAQRERIRPMLAARAGDEGMATHPFHLWDIGATDPYLHGNTVRGHLPAVTAAPGLIPTQKHTLGVLCMLLDETETAVSLLGDVVNPQWEDAADFHAGTAAADLALANLDGGRWADARLGVERLADRFLAGQHNLGTVRALAVLATLCALTGDTAAAQRHAAAVLAVTEPACALATTVRARRAAAFAATALGDHAAAHHHLRALFDGSGAPAHYHLSCYAVADHAAAAVLTGHAQEARTALKQVTAEVGDGASPRLRQILLRAAALLAGPAGAGAYFREALQDPAGQRWPFERGQVWLEYGEWLRRQRQIAEARAALTKAREIFEGLGAEPWGARAEAELRAAGVAVESARHSALRSLTPQRQRIVRLAAQGLTNREIGERLFLSPRTVGTHLYQAFPVLGVTSRGQLRDVVEREPGD
- a CDS encoding GNAT family N-acetyltransferase, with translation MIGIEHVDWPPAPLRTERLVLRESEARDRPAFIELFASAKVGTYLGGARPRDELERRVPEVPGRRPGSFVTELDGAMIGMITLDQRAPGRPGHIRPEAGEAELGYTFLPHAWGCGYAAEACAAALDWFADARPGEPVVLCTQSANDRSVRLAAKLGFTEVERFEEFGAEQWFGVRTIRRGMRGQ
- a CDS encoding DUF4235 domain-containing protein gives rise to the protein MKASTVAYKPVGMTLGALGGVLAGIAFKQVWKRLGHEDDAPNATDQDRSWREILIAAILQGAVFAAVKAAIDRGGAVAVRRLTGTWPD
- a CDS encoding hemerythrin domain-containing protein; this translates as MAHAVDVITELTADHREMDETFDILVQAVPAAERQTAAERLTIELVRHTVAEEEHLYPTLREVLPDGDLIADREIADHARMEKILKDLEGLDADGPEFDQLVAALRAEVTAHVWDEEENLFPRLRETCAQEALERMGDSVRCAKLRAPRSPGTPPAAAPGIGLVDHARDLVTNRGHR
- a CDS encoding APC family permease → MVEDTPRTPQAATLRPNAIGFVDALAIGLNATSPAYSLAAVIGPIVALVGLHAPGVMLASFVPMVLIASAFYYLNRADPDCGTTFSWVTRALGPTAGWLGGWAITMTGVLVVGSLADVAVNFGLLAVGLDALAGDTLIRQALTVLVIVVMAALCVRDTQAAARLQNVLVLLQTVCLFVFAGVALYRVYAGTASLDAVRPAAGWLDPFAAGGTALTGGLLLGVFVYWGWESAVNLTEETKDPSSAPGRAGIWSTVVLLATYVSVAFAVVAFAGTGYLAAHADDEEAVFASLAREALGGWDWIVLLAVATSALASTQTTIIPASRTALSMARRHALPSRFGMIHPRYRTPAVSTWWVAGTATAWYLLIHRISENALADSLTALSLLIAFYYALTGIACAVYHRRRLTASLREFLLIGAGPLVGAAMLVWLLVEAVADMADPANSSGGAAWFGMGPPLVIAFGLSLVGVLLMLARRAASGTFWTERPTTAPAPAPTPHEPGAPDRLPVASTTGE
- a CDS encoding TetR/AcrR family transcriptional regulator, with the protein product MAKDVVPEEARRRRRPTRQGTVLSEKLIVETALRMVREHGSAGLSARRLGAALGADPSTLYRYFEGMDGLTLAIGEELIGRALAGWSPTGRWRDDLRALGLRIHGAYLAHPQAALLTASRVTGRPREIAADEAILGILRGAGFGDEDAVRIYHAYVDQSLAFAALDAGPLALSAKARESDEERWESTYARLPADAYPNIAATAGLLAARMPHSAYPVALEMLLDTAERQLADAGA
- a CDS encoding saccharopine dehydrogenase family protein, whose protein sequence is MRVLLVGAGGVGSAITKIAARRDFFDHFVVADYDLGRAQAAVAALGSAEQRFSACRVDASDEAAVTGLLAEHGCDVLMNATDPRFVMPLFNAALAAGSHYVDMAMSLSRPHPDHPHSECGVKLGDEQFEQAAEWEKSGRLALVGMGVEPGLSDVFARYAADELFDDIEEIGIRDGANLAVEGYDFAPSFNIWTTIEECLNPPVVYESGRGWFTTEPFSEPEVFDFPEGIGPVECVNVEHEEVLLVPRWVGARRVTFKYGLGDDFIGKLKTLHALGLDSTVRVPVRGEDGAEVRVSPRDVVAACLPDPATLGDRMTGKTCAGTWVKGTKDGRPREVYLYHVVDNQWSMREYGSQAVVWQTAVNPVVALELLATGVWSGAGVLGPEALPPLPFLDLLTAYGSPWAVREQGPAAAPGH
- the bla gene encoding class A beta-lactamase: MEQTRRAVLTLGAGVALTAALPAGAARAATPAAPGKPGGGGEAVRRLRALEREYGARVGAYARDTGTGRTVLYRADELFPMCSVFKTPAAAAVMRDLDRDGEFLARRIHYTQEDVTSAGGGSVTGRPENVAGGLTVAELCSAAIAQSDNGAANLLLRELGGPTAITRFCRSVGDRTTRLDRWEPELNSAEPSRVTDTTSPRAIARTYGRLVLGDALAPRHRELLTRWLVSNTTSGDRFRAGLPRDWVIGDKTGAGSYGTNNNVGVAWPPGRPPVELAVLTTKPDAAAPREDALVARAAEALAAALT
- a CDS encoding methyltransferase domain-containing protein, whose translation is MRVIPFVWPLGGGRGSAAEDQVRLYYSRKTQEILHKYGPGPRVHFHVGLYPDGPPDTTVPQSTLQQSLFDSQERIVDHAARTWGAYETPPRRLLDIGCGLGGTSLYWAQEHGASVTSLTVTPEHLPIVNHFARHAGVAERVTPVLADVHDLDETRAYDAVYANESSGYTDRTRLFEVVAKALEPGGWFGIQEHFVGDSEWREFMDGYYRTRLGRHGEYLAAAEAAGFELVEDEDVTDSVAEFWVQSMAWNTAELDRLRADSRAEPGAWTGDRLEQSTIAHSKFFRLWREHAVETRLLRFRIGGGR
- a CDS encoding terpene synthase family protein yields the protein MTAPPRPSLLGTGLPPFYCPLPRDLVHPEAKEVESRAVEWLDAFGLYPDPVERAWGLATHSADFSCRIIPDGDVEAVLLFTRWNYWANAVDDWQDSGSDEVGTAAVVEHGVRLLRTIEDPEASVLPDGPMTRALLDLVNRTHAMLTPYELRRFVEGTRDWLLGAAWRAARAEAGSMPGLNDFVAMGPLANGTRFSLTWSDVARGDRLPADVLCSPALTVLTDAAGFVVSADNDLFSYDKDDHLEPREVNLVNVLAHQEGCSPAEAVPLAVALRDRVMVLFTGLRARLEDGADGGEHGGVELRRHLAALGHYVAGSIAWQNRAPRYASPRNRFELPVPEAEFMVRYAEEPSAAGTEPPDLPALAAWWRHLHG